A stretch of Plesiomonas shigelloides DNA encodes these proteins:
- the sodB gene encoding superoxide dismutase [Fe] codes for MSFELPALPYAKNALEPHLSAETLEYHYGKHHNTYVVNLNNLVPGTEFEGKSLEDIVKTSSGPIFNNAAQVWNHTFYWNCLAPQAGGEPTGALADAINQAFGSFDAFKTQFNDAAVKNFGSGWTWLVKKADGSLAIVNTSNAGCPLTEGHTPLLTVDVWEHAYYIDYRNVRPNYLNGFWALVNWNFVAKNLAA; via the coding sequence ATGTCTTTTGAATTACCTGCACTGCCATATGCAAAAAATGCACTGGAACCACACCTGTCAGCTGAAACGCTGGAGTATCACTACGGTAAGCACCACAACACCTACGTGGTTAACCTGAACAATCTGGTTCCTGGCACTGAGTTCGAAGGCAAGTCTCTGGAAGATATCGTTAAAACCTCTTCCGGCCCGATCTTTAACAACGCCGCTCAAGTCTGGAACCACACTTTCTACTGGAACTGCCTGGCACCACAAGCGGGTGGCGAGCCTACCGGCGCACTGGCTGATGCAATCAATCAAGCATTCGGCTCTTTTGACGCGTTCAAAACTCAGTTCAACGACGCAGCAGTGAAGAACTTCGGCTCTGGCTGGACTTGGCTGGTGAAGAAAGCTGACGGCTCTCTGGCAATCGTGAACACCTCTAACGCTGGCTGCCCACTGACTGAAGGTCACACTCCACTGCTGACTGTGGACGTGTGGGAGCACGCTTACTACATCGATTACCGCAACGTACGTCCTAACTACCTGAATGGTTTCTGGGCGCTGGTAAACTGGAACTTCGTCGCTAAAAATCTGGCCGCGTAA
- the aphA gene encoding acid phosphatase AphA, with amino-acid sequence MRKLTLLASALALSFSLNTAVHAAETATTAPLYSGVTVAELAQEKPIHWVSVEQIEHSLKGKAPMAVGFDIDDTVLFSSPGFYRGKQMFSPDSYAYLKNPQFWEKMNNGWDEFSIPKKVGHDLIAMHLKRGDHIYFITGRDQTKTETVTKTLQKDFAIPDNALNPVIFAGDKPGQNTKISWMKAKDIKIYYGDSDGDIKAAIATNARGIRLLRASNSTYQPLPQAGAMGEEVIINSQY; translated from the coding sequence ATGCGTAAATTGACATTACTTGCCAGCGCATTGGCGCTGAGCTTCTCGCTAAATACTGCCGTACACGCCGCTGAAACCGCCACCACCGCGCCGCTCTACAGCGGTGTCACCGTGGCCGAGCTGGCGCAAGAAAAACCCATTCATTGGGTCTCCGTAGAACAAATCGAACACAGCCTCAAAGGCAAAGCGCCGATGGCGGTAGGTTTTGATATTGATGATACCGTGCTGTTTTCCAGCCCTGGATTTTATCGCGGTAAGCAAATGTTCTCCCCTGATAGCTATGCTTACCTGAAAAACCCACAATTCTGGGAAAAAATGAATAACGGTTGGGATGAATTCAGCATTCCGAAGAAAGTGGGACATGACTTAATTGCGATGCACTTAAAACGTGGTGATCATATCTATTTCATCACCGGTCGCGATCAAACTAAAACCGAAACCGTGACCAAAACGCTGCAAAAAGATTTTGCGATCCCCGATAACGCATTAAATCCAGTTATTTTTGCCGGTGACAAACCAGGCCAAAATACCAAAATCAGCTGGATGAAAGCCAAAGACATCAAAATCTATTACGGTGACTCTGATGGCGATATCAAAGCTGCCATTGCGACTAATGCGCGCGGGATCCGTTTACTGAGAGCGTCTAACTCCACTTACCAGCCGCTGCCGCAAGCCGGCGCCATGGGCGAAGAGGTGATCATTAACTCGCAATATTAA
- the pnuC gene encoding nicotinamide riboside transporter PnuC, which yields MDFFSINNVMVNIPLGEGGYALSWIEAIGTIFGLLCIWFASKEKIINYLFGLINVTLFAAIFFQIQLYASLLLQVFFFVANVYGWYAWSRQTADNEAALKIRWLSRSKALTLTGVCVVAIILMSQFIDPVFAFLTTVAIDLMQGMGLAVTMPELQPDAFPVWDSAMLVLSIAAMILMTRKYVENWLLWIVIDLISVVIYAVQGVYAMSLEYILLTAIAVMGSVTWIRSAERHGSRPLASESL from the coding sequence ATGGATTTTTTCAGTATTAACAATGTGATGGTGAATATTCCGTTGGGTGAAGGCGGTTATGCACTGTCGTGGATTGAAGCTATCGGCACCATTTTTGGTTTGCTGTGTATCTGGTTTGCCAGCAAAGAGAAGATCATTAACTATCTGTTTGGTCTAATCAATGTGACGTTGTTTGCCGCCATTTTCTTTCAAATCCAGCTGTATGCAAGTTTGCTGTTACAGGTGTTTTTCTTTGTCGCCAACGTGTATGGCTGGTATGCGTGGAGCCGACAAACTGCCGACAACGAAGCGGCGCTGAAAATTCGCTGGTTGTCGCGCAGTAAAGCCCTGACGCTGACCGGTGTGTGCGTGGTAGCCATTATTTTGATGAGCCAGTTTATCGATCCGGTGTTTGCCTTTTTGACCACTGTCGCCATTGACTTGATGCAGGGAATGGGGCTGGCCGTGACAATGCCTGAGCTGCAACCGGATGCCTTCCCAGTGTGGGATTCGGCAATGTTAGTGCTGTCGATTGCGGCGATGATTTTGATGACCCGTAAGTATGTAGAAAACTGGCTGCTGTGGATTGTCATTGATCTGATCAGCGTGGTGATTTATGCCGTGCAGGGCGTGTATGCGATGTCGCTGGAGTATATTTTGCTGACCGCGATTGCGGTGATGGGCTCGGTGACGTGGATCCGCAGTGCGGAGCGTCATGGTTCGCGCCCGTTGGCATCGGAATCGCTGTAA
- a CDS encoding nucleoside phosphorylase: MELQPHIRLSRAMTGARYALLPGDPQRVEHVARFLDDVQPLAYNREFRSLRGWYQGIEVLVLSTGIGGPSAAIAIEELQRIGVTTLIRIGSCGALQVPMQLGDLVIATGAVRDEGTSQIYVPSGYPACADTGLVHCLQTQAQRLQFPTHSGYVRSHDSFYTDHEAELTAKWAAFGILAADMETAPLMVIGALRGMRTASVLNVVVTSSGELEQGINAYQEADSCGHLGEAREIELALAAIYQDYNKENV; the protein is encoded by the coding sequence ATGGAGTTGCAACCACACATTCGTTTAAGCCGAGCGATGACTGGCGCGCGTTACGCGTTGCTGCCGGGCGATCCGCAGCGTGTTGAGCATGTCGCTCGCTTTTTGGATGACGTACAGCCACTGGCCTATAACCGCGAGTTTCGCTCTTTGCGTGGCTGGTATCAGGGCATTGAGGTGTTGGTATTGTCGACCGGCATTGGTGGCCCGTCAGCGGCAATAGCTATCGAAGAGTTGCAGCGCATTGGCGTTACTACCTTGATTCGTATTGGCAGTTGCGGGGCATTACAAGTGCCGATGCAGCTTGGCGATCTGGTGATTGCGACAGGCGCGGTACGGGATGAGGGCACGTCACAGATTTATGTACCATCAGGCTATCCGGCATGCGCTGACACCGGCTTAGTGCATTGCTTACAAACGCAAGCGCAGCGTTTGCAGTTCCCGACCCACAGCGGCTATGTGCGTAGTCATGATAGCTTTTATACCGACCACGAAGCTGAATTAACCGCTAAGTGGGCTGCCTTTGGTATTTTGGCTGCGGACATGGAAACGGCGCCGTTGATGGTCATTGGCGCACTGCGTGGCATGCGCACCGCTTCGGTATTGAATGTGGTGGTGACGAGCAGCGGAGAGTTAGAACAAGGGATTAATGCCTATCAAGAGGCAGACTCTTGCGGACATCTGGGGGAGGCGCGCGAGATTGAATTGGCCTTGGCCGCTATCTATCAAGATTATAATAAGGAGAATGTGTGA
- a CDS encoding Crp/Fnr family transcriptional regulator yields MKKSLYPDDWLAIVELISNEPALYELVKHCPLDVMRRWRLLQVTRGTLICRQHEPCRHFHLILQGRVDVFLETDDGRRYQQANYGKGDMLGELEIFEQRPYICSVEATEDTRLLRLSRDDFSQWLALDNHFNQSMLRTFSQQYYRLSQKAGADNLYTLHQRVALALWEQFETHGSPCAMLDKQQLSHEFAAAPRSINRILHELKEQQIIAVDGEQIRLLDAPRLRAQAGM; encoded by the coding sequence ATGAAAAAGAGCTTATATCCGGACGATTGGCTGGCGATTGTCGAGCTGATCAGCAATGAGCCGGCGCTGTATGAACTGGTAAAACACTGTCCGTTGGATGTGATGCGGCGTTGGCGGTTACTGCAGGTAACTCGTGGAACACTGATTTGTCGTCAGCATGAACCTTGTCGCCATTTTCACCTGATTTTACAAGGCCGGGTGGATGTGTTCTTGGAAACGGACGATGGGCGACGTTATCAGCAGGCCAATTACGGCAAAGGCGACATGCTGGGCGAGTTGGAGATTTTTGAGCAGCGCCCTTACATTTGCTCGGTTGAAGCGACAGAAGATACGCGCTTATTGCGCTTATCACGTGATGATTTTAGCCAGTGGCTAGCACTCGATAATCACTTTAATCAGAGCATGTTACGTACGTTTAGCCAGCAATATTATCGCTTATCGCAAAAAGCGGGGGCCGATAACTTGTATACGCTGCATCAGCGGGTGGCGCTGGCGTTGTGGGAGCAATTTGAAACTCACGGTAGCCCTTGCGCGATGCTGGATAAGCAGCAGTTGAGTCATGAGTTTGCTGCGGCGCCGCGCAGTATTAACCGGATCCTGCATGAGCTGAAAGAGCAGCAAATTATTGCGGTGGATGGTGAACAAATTCGATTGCTGGATGCGCCACGTTTACGTGCGCAAGCCGGTATGTAA
- the miaE gene encoding tRNA isopentenyl-2-thiomethyl-A-37 hydroxylase MiaE, which produces MSVEQLLEPVYQFLQAVTPDSWITEARKPENLPVILRDHLLCELKAAQSALFLIRRYAVEPESAAMLNAWLQPYEDLAYRRLGSVETLRGKSAASKQVIVRADCRYGAELVDKMVLLIKEELHHFYQVLEIMAQKQIPYEPLPASRYAKSMMRHVQHFEPNALVDKLIIGAFIEARSCERFAKLAPYLDEELGRFYLSLLRSEARHYQDYLSLAQAVAGQDISARIAYFAAVEAELITSPDPEFKFHSGVPVWH; this is translated from the coding sequence ATGTCTGTTGAACAATTGCTTGAGCCTGTGTACCAGTTTTTACAGGCGGTGACGCCCGATAGCTGGATCACTGAGGCGAGAAAGCCCGAAAATTTGCCGGTGATTTTACGCGATCATCTGTTGTGCGAGCTAAAAGCGGCGCAAAGTGCGCTGTTTTTGATTCGTCGCTATGCCGTGGAGCCCGAAAGTGCCGCGATGCTCAATGCGTGGCTGCAGCCTTATGAGGATCTGGCGTATCGCCGATTAGGCTCTGTGGAGACGCTGCGTGGGAAAAGTGCGGCATCGAAACAGGTGATTGTGCGTGCAGATTGCCGTTATGGTGCGGAGCTGGTGGATAAGATGGTGCTGCTGATCAAAGAAGAGCTGCATCACTTTTATCAGGTGCTGGAGATCATGGCGCAAAAGCAGATCCCCTATGAGCCGCTGCCCGCGAGTCGGTATGCGAAGAGTATGATGCGTCATGTGCAGCACTTTGAGCCGAATGCGTTGGTCGATAAGCTGATTATCGGCGCGTTTATCGAGGCGCGTTCGTGTGAGCGCTTTGCCAAGCTGGCTCCTTACTTGGATGAGGAGTTAGGGCGATTTTATCTGTCGCTGCTGCGCTCGGAGGCGCGTCACTATCAAGATTATCTGTCATTAGCTCAGGCCGTGGCGGGGCAGGATATCAGTGCGCGTATCGCTTACTTTGCAGCAGTGGAAGCGGAGCTGATTACCTCACCGGATCCGGAGTTTAAATTCCACAGTGGTGTGCCTGTTTGGCACTAA
- the catB gene encoding type B chloramphenicol O-acetyltransferase, whose protein sequence is MQNYFSSPFAGKSLQEQITNKNIIAGRHSYYSGYYHGHSFDDCARYLSPDRDDVDKLRIGNFCSIGSGAVFMMAGNQGHRTDWVSTFPFFYMDNPLFSAAQDGFVRAGDTEIGHDVWIGTEAMIMPGVKVGNGAVIASRALVTKDVAPYEIVGGHPAKHIRFRFDEAAIAQLQEMQWWLWPDEVIAPAVSRLCAGDVAGLYAYWCEQVRSGAIAVAN, encoded by the coding sequence ATGCAAAATTATTTTTCCAGCCCGTTTGCGGGTAAATCGCTCCAAGAACAAATTACCAATAAGAACATTATTGCAGGTCGACATAGCTATTATTCTGGTTATTACCATGGTCATAGTTTTGATGACTGTGCGCGCTACCTAAGTCCTGATAGGGATGATGTCGATAAGCTGCGCATCGGCAATTTCTGCTCTATCGGCTCTGGGGCGGTATTTATGATGGCGGGCAACCAAGGGCACCGGACCGATTGGGTATCAACGTTTCCTTTTTTCTATATGGACAATCCGCTGTTTTCTGCGGCGCAAGATGGCTTTGTGCGTGCAGGAGACACCGAAATTGGGCATGACGTGTGGATTGGCACTGAGGCGATGATCATGCCGGGGGTTAAAGTCGGTAATGGCGCGGTGATTGCTAGCCGAGCTTTGGTGACCAAGGATGTCGCGCCGTATGAGATTGTCGGTGGGCATCCGGCCAAGCATATCCGTTTTCGTTTTGACGAGGCGGCCATTGCGCAGTTGCAGGAGATGCAGTGGTGGCTGTGGCCGGATGAAGTGATTGCGCCTGCGGTATCGCGACTGTGTGCCGGTGACGTAGCCGGTTTATATGCTTACTGGTGTGAGCAGGTGCGAAGTGGCGCAATTGCCGTAGCAAACTGA
- a CDS encoding iron-containing alcohol dehydrogenase, translating into MESFVFYNPTEVLFGQQQIARLAERIPADARILITYGGGSVIRFGTLDEVRQVLHKHTFFEFGGIEPNPSYETLMQAVAAVKEHQIDYLLAVGGGSVVDGTKFIAAAACFTGDDPWDILSKQAPVECALPLSCILTLPATGSETNSFAVISRKSDHSKLAFASPRVYPQHAVLDPTKTYTLPERQISNGVVDAFIHILEQYLTYPVNAKVQDRFAEGLLLTLLEEGPRALATPTDYDIRANIMWSATMALNGLIGVGVPQDWSTHAIGHELTAAYGLDHAQTLAIVLPVLLDVQREQKKQKLLQYAERIWGLRDGKDEHRINKAIEKTRDFFEMMRVKTHLADYGINAKDAAEKVVSSLKRHHMTALGEHKDITPEVVARILLMA; encoded by the coding sequence ATGGAGTCTTTTGTTTTTTATAACCCGACCGAAGTATTGTTCGGTCAGCAGCAAATTGCCCGGCTGGCCGAGCGTATTCCGGCCGATGCGCGGATCCTGATCACTTATGGTGGTGGCAGCGTGATCCGCTTTGGCACATTGGATGAAGTACGCCAAGTCCTGCACAAACACACATTCTTTGAATTCGGTGGCATCGAGCCGAATCCGTCTTACGAAACCTTGATGCAAGCTGTCGCGGCCGTTAAAGAGCATCAAATTGACTACCTGCTGGCTGTTGGTGGTGGATCTGTGGTGGATGGCACTAAATTCATTGCCGCTGCGGCCTGTTTTACCGGCGATGATCCGTGGGACATCCTGAGCAAGCAAGCACCGGTTGAGTGCGCACTGCCGCTGAGCTGCATTCTGACCCTGCCAGCCACCGGCTCAGAAACCAACTCCTTTGCCGTGATCAGCCGTAAATCCGATCACAGTAAACTGGCTTTCGCCAGCCCACGCGTCTATCCACAACACGCGGTACTTGACCCAACCAAAACCTATACCTTGCCAGAGCGGCAAATCAGTAACGGCGTTGTCGATGCGTTTATCCATATTCTGGAGCAATACCTGACCTATCCGGTCAATGCCAAAGTGCAAGATCGTTTTGCCGAAGGTCTGTTGCTGACCTTGCTGGAAGAAGGCCCACGCGCGCTGGCCACCCCAACAGATTACGACATCCGCGCCAACATCATGTGGAGTGCTACTATGGCACTGAACGGTTTGATTGGTGTGGGCGTGCCACAAGACTGGTCAACTCACGCCATTGGCCACGAGCTCACCGCGGCGTACGGTTTGGATCATGCGCAAACCTTGGCTATCGTTTTGCCTGTATTGCTGGATGTACAGCGCGAGCAGAAAAAGCAAAAACTGCTGCAATATGCCGAACGCATCTGGGGCTTGCGTGATGGTAAAGACGAGCATCGCATCAACAAAGCCATCGAGAAAACCCGCGATTTTTTTGAAATGATGCGTGTAAAAACGCATCTGGCCGATTACGGTATCAATGCCAAAGATGCTGCGGAAAAAGTGGTTTCCTCACTCAAACGTCACCACATGACGGCACTGGGCGAGCACAAAGACATCACCCCTGAAGTGGTCGCGCGTATTTTGTTAATGGCTTAA
- a CDS encoding DUF3581 family protein: MFLQPYYQSAADSFHFSREQASHFAKRIAGDFNPIHDPDAKRFCVPGDLLFALIMSKIGLSQHMHFDFAGMVSDGVTLSLNSEDQQLWCVTDDSGKNYLNVATSGETTFDSHITEQVIRSYVAFSGMNFPHIMVPLMEQTQHMIHPTRPLVIYESMSLEMSSLELARPSVRLSNASMDIEGKRGNVTLEFVFTENGKEVGMGRKRMVASGLIPYQQDAVNDLVSRFEQRKHAFLNQALVA, translated from the coding sequence ATGTTCCTTCAGCCGTATTACCAATCAGCCGCAGACAGCTTTCACTTCAGCCGCGAGCAGGCCAGTCACTTTGCCAAGCGCATCGCCGGCGACTTCAACCCCATCCACGATCCCGATGCCAAGCGCTTTTGTGTACCGGGTGACCTGCTGTTTGCCCTGATCATGAGCAAAATCGGCCTGAGCCAACACATGCATTTTGATTTTGCCGGTATGGTTTCTGATGGTGTGACTCTTAGCCTCAATAGCGAAGATCAGCAGCTGTGGTGTGTAACCGATGACAGCGGTAAAAACTACCTCAATGTTGCCACATCAGGGGAGACGACCTTTGATAGCCACATCACCGAGCAAGTGATCCGCAGCTATGTGGCATTTTCCGGTATGAATTTCCCACATATCATGGTTCCGCTGATGGAACAAACCCAGCACATGATCCATCCAACGCGCCCGTTGGTGATTTATGAAAGCATGTCACTGGAGATGTCATCACTGGAGCTGGCGCGCCCAAGCGTACGCCTGAGCAATGCCAGTATGGATATCGAAGGGAAACGCGGCAATGTAACGCTAGAATTTGTCTTTACCGAAAATGGTAAAGAAGTGGGCATGGGACGCAAACGCATGGTCGCTAGCGGTCTGATCCCATATCAGCAAGATGCCGTCAACGACTTAGTCAGCCGCTTTGAGCAACGCAAACATGCCTTTTTAAATCAGGCTCTGGTCGCGTAA
- a CDS encoding acyl-CoA thioesterase, with product MPVSIRVRGYHLDAYQHVNNARYLEFLEEARWHWLETSGDLAWYMQRGVGFVIANININYRKPALLNQHLSVDCHLERLGERSGVLQQRIVCVESGDLIADAAITFVCVDMKTQKVLALEGDLRERLEQGFARGCGATT from the coding sequence TTGCCGGTTAGCATTCGGGTTAGGGGTTATCATCTGGATGCCTATCAGCATGTGAATAATGCGCGGTATCTGGAGTTTTTGGAGGAGGCGCGTTGGCATTGGCTGGAAACCAGCGGTGATTTAGCTTGGTATATGCAGCGTGGTGTTGGCTTTGTGATTGCGAATATCAATATTAATTATCGCAAGCCGGCGCTGCTCAATCAGCATTTGAGCGTCGATTGTCATCTGGAGCGTCTGGGGGAGCGCAGTGGGGTGTTACAACAACGCATTGTATGTGTCGAAAGTGGTGATCTGATTGCTGATGCAGCGATCACCTTTGTCTGCGTGGATATGAAAACGCAAAAGGTGTTGGCCTTGGAGGGTGATTTACGTGAGCGTTTGGAGCAAGGCTTCGCCCGTGGTTGTGGCGCAACGACCTGA
- the ccoN gene encoding cytochrome-c oxidase, cbb3-type subunit I codes for MTQQMNTLEQTYNYTVVRQFAIMTLVWGIVGMSVGVLIAAQLIWPQLNFETPWLTYSHLRPLHTNAVIFAFGTSALMATSFYVVQRTSQTALFAPKLAQFVFWGWQLVILCAAISLPMGFTTSKEYAELEWPIDILIAIVWVAYAICFFGTIAKRKVSHIYVANWFFGAFIITVAVLHIVNSMAIPLTLTKSYSLYSGAVDAMVQWWYGHNAVGFLLTAGFLGMMYYFVPKQAGRPVYSYRLSIVHFWALISLYIWAGPHHLHYTALPDWTQTLGMVMSVILFVPSWGGMINGIMTLSGAWHKLRDDPILRFLVVSLSFYGMSTFEGPMMAIKTVNALSHYTDWTVGHVHSGALGWVALVTIGSLYHLIPALFHREKMYSTRLINVHFWLATIGTVLYIVSMWISGVMQGLMWRAVNADGTLTYSFVEALQASYPFYFIRFVGGLFIITGMFVMAYNTYKTITDSSTELDPVNKAAGEPA; via the coding sequence ATGACCCAACAGATGAATACGCTTGAGCAAACTTACAACTATACAGTCGTGCGCCAATTCGCCATCATGACCTTGGTCTGGGGCATTGTGGGCATGTCTGTAGGTGTTCTGATTGCTGCGCAACTTATTTGGCCTCAGCTTAACTTCGAAACACCGTGGCTGACTTATAGCCACTTACGTCCGTTACATACCAATGCGGTCATCTTCGCCTTTGGTACCTCGGCGTTGATGGCAACATCGTTTTATGTTGTCCAACGAACATCGCAAACCGCACTGTTTGCGCCCAAATTAGCGCAATTTGTGTTCTGGGGCTGGCAGTTAGTGATCCTGTGCGCAGCGATCTCGCTGCCGATGGGATTTACCACGTCCAAAGAGTATGCCGAGCTGGAATGGCCGATTGATATCCTGATCGCCATTGTGTGGGTGGCCTATGCTATCTGCTTTTTTGGCACCATCGCCAAGCGTAAAGTCTCCCATATCTATGTCGCCAACTGGTTCTTCGGTGCCTTTATCATCACCGTGGCCGTGTTGCACATTGTTAACAGTATGGCGATCCCACTGACCCTGACCAAATCCTATTCCCTGTACTCCGGTGCAGTCGATGCGATGGTACAGTGGTGGTACGGGCACAACGCTGTAGGCTTCCTGCTGACCGCCGGTTTCCTCGGCATGATGTACTATTTCGTACCGAAACAAGCGGGCCGTCCGGTGTATTCATACCGTCTGTCCATCGTGCACTTCTGGGCGCTGATCTCCTTGTATATCTGGGCCGGTCCGCACCATTTACACTACACCGCGCTGCCTGACTGGACACAAACCCTCGGCATGGTGATGTCCGTGATCCTGTTCGTGCCTTCTTGGGGCGGCATGATCAACGGGATCATGACCCTGTCTGGTGCTTGGCATAAGCTGCGTGATGATCCGATACTGCGCTTTTTGGTGGTCTCCCTCTCCTTCTACGGGATGTCGACCTTCGAAGGCCCAATGATGGCGATCAAAACCGTCAACGCCCTGTCCCACTACACCGATTGGACAGTCGGCCACGTGCACTCTGGTGCGCTGGGCTGGGTAGCGTTGGTCACTATCGGCTCGTTGTATCACCTGATTCCAGCCTTATTCCACCGTGAGAAGATGTACAGCACCCGTCTTATCAACGTGCACTTCTGGCTGGCGACCATTGGTACGGTGTTGTACATCGTGTCCATGTGGATCTCCGGTGTCATGCAAGGCCTGATGTGGCGTGCTGTCAATGCCGATGGCACCCTGACCTACTCATTTGTGGAAGCGTTACAGGCATCTTATCCGTTCTATTTCATCCGGTTTGTCGGCGGCTTATTCATCATCACCGGCATGTTTGTGATGGCCTATAACACCTATAAAACCATTACGGATAGCAGCACGGAACTCGATCCAGTGAACAAAGCTGCCGGTGAACCAGCCTGA
- the ccoO gene encoding cytochrome-c oxidase, cbb3-type subunit II: MSSQNNRHEIVEKNIGLLAILIVVAISLGGLVEIVPLMFQKETTQPVSNLKPYTALQMEGRDIYIREGCHTCHSQMVRPLRAETERYGHYSVAGESVWEHPFLWGSKRTGPDLARVGGRYSDTWHREHLLDPRSVVPESNMPAFPWLEENVLTGELTGKKLALFRDNFGVPYTEAQIASAGADVKGKTEMDALIAYLQSLGLAMK; encoded by the coding sequence ATGAGCAGTCAGAACAACCGCCACGAGATTGTGGAAAAAAATATCGGCTTGTTAGCGATCCTGATCGTGGTTGCGATCAGCCTCGGCGGGCTTGTAGAGATTGTGCCGCTGATGTTCCAGAAAGAGACCACTCAACCGGTCTCCAACCTCAAACCTTACACCGCCTTACAGATGGAAGGGCGCGATATTTATATTCGCGAAGGTTGCCACACCTGCCATAGCCAGATGGTGCGTCCGCTGCGCGCCGAAACCGAGCGTTACGGCCACTACTCTGTGGCCGGTGAATCGGTCTGGGAGCACCCCTTCTTATGGGGCTCTAAGCGTACGGGCCCGGATCTGGCGCGCGTTGGTGGCCGTTACTCCGATACTTGGCACCGTGAGCACCTGTTAGACCCGCGTTCCGTTGTACCGGAGTCCAACATGCCCGCCTTCCCATGGTTGGAAGAAAATGTGCTGACCGGTGAGCTCACCGGTAAGAAGCTGGCACTGTTTCGCGATAATTTCGGGGTTCCTTACACCGAAGCGCAAATTGCCTCTGCCGGTGCGGATGTAAAAGGTAAAACCGAAATGGATGCGCTGATTGCCTATCTGCAGTCCCTCGGTCTGGCGATGAAATAA
- a CDS encoding cbb3-type cytochrome oxidase subunit 3 gives MDFGVIHSIYTVVVFVSFLGIIVWAYSKKQKARFDEAANLVFADEQTPPQESQTPAGSKQA, from the coding sequence ATGGATTTCGGAGTCATTCACAGCATCTACACTGTGGTGGTCTTTGTCAGCTTCCTTGGCATCATCGTCTGGGCTTACAGCAAAAAACAAAAGGCCCGTTTTGACGAAGCCGCCAATCTGGTTTTTGCCGACGAGCAGACACCACCACAGGAATCACAGACGCCTGCAGGGAGTAAGCAAGCATGA